A window from Prochlorococcus marinus CUG1435 encodes these proteins:
- a CDS encoding esterase, which translates to MKYAINHEFVSISSQTATHRIILMHGWGADSDDLLTFGKEMTEKINLDFEVISLRAPGLHPSGQGRQWYALYPHDWNGAQVEVNKLLVTLKKFDTDQIPLRKTILLGFSQGAAMAIDAGFQLNFGLIVACSGYPHPNWILGEKCSPLIISHGLFDDVVPIDASRTIYEKVKSKSSKFCEFLEFDGFHQIDSNLINFISSNISNIF; encoded by the coding sequence ATGAAATATGCTATCAATCATGAATTTGTCTCGATTAGCTCTCAAACTGCAACTCATAGAATTATTTTGATGCATGGTTGGGGAGCTGATTCAGATGACCTTTTAACCTTTGGAAAGGAAATGACTGAAAAAATAAATCTTGATTTTGAGGTAATTTCTTTGAGGGCACCTGGATTACATCCAAGTGGTCAGGGAAGACAGTGGTATGCATTATATCCACATGATTGGAATGGAGCTCAGGTTGAAGTAAATAAACTTTTAGTTACATTAAAAAAATTTGATACTGATCAGATTCCACTAAGAAAAACAATTTTGTTGGGTTTCTCTCAGGGGGCGGCAATGGCAATTGATGCAGGATTTCAATTAAATTTTGGATTAATTGTTGCTTGTAGTGGTTATCCTCACCCCAATTGGATCCTTGGAGAAAAATGCTCACCATTGATTATTAGTCATGGTTTATTTGATGACGTCGTGCCTATAGATGCCTCTAGGACTATTTATGAAAAGGTAAAAAGTAAATCTTCTAAATTTTGCGAATTTTTAGAATTCGATGGATTTCATCAAATTGATTCAAATTTAATTAATTTTATAAGTTCAAATATAAGTAATATTTTTTAA
- a CDS encoding DUF3155 domain-containing protein, whose translation MSKKRKRISRRRLAGQRVMAHVPIYHIETGKHKPVTAARRFIAENGLSAPSVFNVRRNEHTTDRFFWGEKGLFSAQYAEENHFLFPSLKIVVEGIGEEKIFEGLELTADDWEEIEKYEYAFV comes from the coding sequence ATGTCAAAAAAAAGAAAAAGAATCAGCAGAAGAAGATTGGCTGGCCAAAGAGTAATGGCACATGTACCTATTTATCATATCGAAACTGGCAAACATAAACCAGTTACAGCAGCAAGAAGATTCATAGCTGAAAATGGCCTCTCTGCGCCTTCAGTTTTCAATGTCAGAAGAAATGAACATACCACTGATAGGTTTTTTTGGGGAGAAAAAGGGTTATTTAGCGCCCAATACGCTGAAGAAAATCATTTTCTATTTCCATCACTAAAAATTGTAGTTGAAGGAATTGGTGAAGAAAAAATATTTGAAGGCCTAGAACTTACTGCAGATGATTGGGAAGAGATTGAAAAATACGAATATGCTTTTGTTTAA
- the amt gene encoding ammonium transporter, with product MTTALQTPQRRSRSKLQDASLVNGPMLLLRSIRGFSSNRSMLWLATVPLALFGLGIFNLSAHAADLPELNAAFLANNLWLLIATILVIFMNAGFAMVEAGMCRSKNAVNILAKNLFVFALAVTSYWFIGYSLMYGGSVADGWLYFGGLFFDPTVTADMVTDAGLVPTVDFLFQSAFAGTAATIVSGLVAERVKFGEFVVFAVVLTAFIYPIAGSWKWNGGWLDSLGFVDFAGSSIVHSVGAWAGLVGAMLLGPRIGKYSDGKPQAMPGHNMAIATLGALVLWIGWYGFNPGSQLAMDQWVPYVAVTTTLAAAAGAIGATIVSTLTSGKPDLTMIINGILAGLVSITAGCGDMTLAGAWFAGLVGGIIVVFSVAALDAAEIDDPVGAFSVHGVCGVWGTVVIGLWGTAVQGDGAGMGLFNGGGITLLLVQALGAAAYAIWTLVTCWIAWSVIGGLFGGIRVSEEEETQGLDIGEHGMEAYPDFASAK from the coding sequence ATGACCACTGCTTTGCAAACGCCTCAAAGGCGCTCTAGGTCCAAACTTCAAGATGCAAGTCTTGTGAATGGACCTATGCTCCTTTTGAGGAGTATTCGAGGATTTAGTTCAAACCGCTCTATGTTGTGGCTTGCAACTGTTCCCCTAGCTTTGTTTGGTTTAGGTATTTTTAATCTTTCAGCTCACGCAGCTGATTTACCTGAGTTGAATGCAGCTTTTCTTGCTAACAATCTATGGCTTTTGATCGCTACTATTCTAGTGATCTTCATGAACGCCGGTTTCGCTATGGTTGAGGCAGGTATGTGCCGTTCTAAGAACGCTGTTAACATTCTTGCTAAAAACCTCTTTGTATTTGCTCTAGCTGTAACTTCTTATTGGTTTATCGGCTATTCATTAATGTACGGAGGAAGTGTTGCTGACGGCTGGCTTTATTTTGGCGGCTTATTTTTTGATCCAACAGTTACTGCAGATATGGTAACTGATGCTGGATTAGTCCCAACTGTTGATTTCTTGTTCCAGTCTGCTTTTGCAGGAACTGCAGCAACTATCGTTTCCGGTCTTGTTGCTGAAAGAGTTAAATTTGGAGAATTTGTTGTTTTTGCTGTTGTATTAACTGCATTTATATATCCAATTGCTGGTAGCTGGAAATGGAATGGTGGTTGGCTCGATTCATTAGGTTTTGTTGATTTTGCTGGTTCTTCAATTGTTCACTCAGTTGGAGCATGGGCAGGTCTTGTAGGAGCTATGCTTCTTGGACCAAGAATTGGCAAATACTCTGATGGGAAACCACAGGCTATGCCAGGACACAATATGGCTATAGCTACTTTAGGTGCATTAGTCCTATGGATAGGTTGGTACGGATTTAACCCCGGTTCTCAACTTGCTATGGATCAATGGGTTCCATATGTTGCTGTAACAACTACTTTGGCAGCAGCAGCTGGAGCTATTGGTGCAACTATTGTTTCAACATTAACTTCTGGTAAGCCTGATCTTACAATGATAATTAACGGAATCCTTGCTGGTTTGGTTAGTATCACTGCTGGTTGTGGTGATATGACTCTTGCTGGAGCCTGGTTCGCAGGACTAGTGGGAGGAATAATCGTTGTATTTTCTGTTGCAGCACTTGATGCCGCTGAGATCGATGATCCTGTAGGTGCATTCTCTGTTCACGGAGTTTGTGGTGTATGGGGTACTGTAGTTATCGGTCTTTGGGGTACAGCTGTACAAGGTGATGGAGCAGGTATGGGATTGTTCAATGGCGGAGGTATTACCCTTCTTCTAGTTCAAGCTCTTGGTGCCGCAGCTTATGCTATTTGGACACTAGTTACTTGCTGGATTGCCTGGTCTGTAATCGGAGGATTATTCGGAGGAATCCGAGTTTCTGAAGAGGAAGAGACTCAAGGCTTAGATATTGGAGAGCATGGAATGGAAGCATATCCAGACTTTGCATCTGCTAAATAA
- a CDS encoding sensor histidine kinase, which translates to MNLSKKFEELITKQLESFGCSMGVTNLVMYLASAKQGTKASFEMIGQWPQIDRLLTSIEDDPSLKVSSPNRRWYPLQENDILLGVLRVETDLKGGNWPISLDSRLKALSISLAKCVSIELERQNKNQEINYLKNQVNVIIHQLRNPLAAIRTYAKLLIKRLGSDDDSIEIVERMIKEQKQINQYMDSFAQLNSPIQLPLEIGEERLLLPPNLDNKKVITVQSLLRPILERGKANADLENRDWTEPSLWPDWALSPLKAKYAVIAEIVANLLENAFKYAQKDAEIGLAITSNGLFIFDEGKKITKNENEKIFEKGFRGSAAKKKEGTGVGLFLARKLAKQIGGDLRLLENNSIDNTEKLKNLKKKNIFYLELPIKELHA; encoded by the coding sequence ATGAATCTTTCAAAAAAATTTGAAGAACTTATCACTAAACAGCTAGAAAGTTTTGGTTGCTCCATGGGCGTGACTAATTTAGTTATGTATCTTGCTTCAGCTAAGCAAGGAACTAAAGCATCTTTTGAGATGATTGGTCAATGGCCACAAATTGATAGGCTACTTACATCAATAGAAGATGATCCTTCATTAAAAGTTTCATCGCCAAATAGAAGATGGTACCCTCTTCAAGAAAACGATATTCTACTTGGTGTCCTTAGGGTGGAAACTGATTTGAAAGGTGGGAATTGGCCAATATCTCTTGACTCTAGATTAAAAGCGCTTTCAATATCTTTAGCTAAATGCGTCTCTATCGAATTAGAACGTCAAAATAAAAATCAAGAAATCAATTATTTAAAAAATCAAGTCAATGTCATAATCCATCAATTAAGGAATCCATTGGCTGCTATTAGGACATACGCAAAATTACTAATAAAAAGACTTGGTTCGGATGATGACTCTATTGAAATAGTCGAACGCATGATAAAAGAACAAAAACAAATTAATCAATATATGGATTCTTTTGCGCAATTAAATTCACCTATTCAACTTCCCCTAGAAATTGGAGAGGAAAGATTATTATTACCTCCAAATTTAGATAATAAAAAGGTAATAACTGTTCAGAGTTTATTGAGGCCAATATTAGAAAGGGGTAAAGCTAATGCGGACTTAGAGAATAGAGATTGGACTGAACCTTCTCTTTGGCCAGATTGGGCTTTATCGCCATTAAAGGCAAAATATGCTGTAATTGCCGAAATTGTGGCTAATTTATTAGAAAATGCTTTTAAATATGCCCAAAAAGATGCTGAAATTGGACTCGCAATTACGAGTAATGGACTTTTTATATTTGATGAAGGTAAGAAAATAACCAAAAATGAAAACGAGAAAATTTTTGAAAAAGGTTTTAGAGGATCTGCCGCTAAGAAGAAGGAAGGCACAGGTGTGGGTCTTTTTTTGGCGAGGAAATTAGCAAAACAAATTGGTGGAGATTTGAGATTGCTGGAAAATAACTCGATTGATAATACTGAGAAATTAAAAAATCTTAAGAAAAAAAATATTTTCTATTTAGAACTACCTATAAAAGAATTGCATGCATAA
- the purH gene encoding bifunctional phosphoribosylaminoimidazolecarboxamide formyltransferase/IMP cyclohydrolase produces MSPLALVSVSDKKNIIPFCKELVEQFNYKILSSGGTAKHLIEAKIPVIKVADFTNSPEILGGRVKTLHPKIHGGILAKRSDEEHKKDIEANNLELIDLVVVNLYPFKKTVDQGAKWEDAIENIDIGGPSMIRSAAKNHTDVSVLVDPSQYQNFIEESKKGELKESYKAKLALEAFQHTADYDAAISNWIRKERGLQSSKYIESYPLIKTLRYGENPHQKAFWYGLSNIGWNSAEQLQGKDLSYNNLLDLESALSTVLEFGYPEKDELRNEMFASVILKHNNPCGASISNSASQAFLNALECDPVSAFGGIVAFNSHIDSETAIHLKDIFLECVVAPSFDEEALEILKIKKNLRILKISKNQLPKRNQTSTKSIMGGLLVQDTDDNEEKTGDWISVTNKTPSNQMNLDLDFAWKICKHVKSNAIVIAKDQKTIGIGAGQMNRVGAAKISLKAGGKLCTDAVLASDGFFPFADTVELANEYGIKSIIQPGGSLRDQESIDICNSKGISMVFTQKRHFLH; encoded by the coding sequence ATGTCACCATTAGCTTTAGTAAGTGTCTCTGATAAAAAAAATATAATCCCATTTTGTAAGGAATTGGTAGAGCAATTTAATTATAAAATCCTATCAAGTGGAGGAACTGCCAAACATCTTATAGAAGCAAAAATTCCAGTTATTAAAGTTGCAGATTTTACTAATTCTCCAGAAATTCTTGGAGGAAGAGTTAAAACTTTACATCCAAAAATACACGGGGGAATATTAGCTAAAAGATCTGACGAGGAACATAAAAAAGATATAGAAGCTAACAATCTTGAGTTAATTGACTTAGTAGTTGTCAATTTATATCCTTTTAAAAAAACTGTAGATCAGGGAGCTAAATGGGAAGATGCTATTGAAAATATCGATATCGGAGGTCCATCAATGATTCGTTCTGCAGCTAAAAATCATACAGACGTTTCCGTTTTAGTAGATCCTAGTCAGTATCAAAATTTTATTGAAGAAAGTAAAAAAGGTGAATTAAAGGAATCATATAAAGCAAAATTAGCCCTTGAAGCTTTTCAACATACAGCAGACTATGACGCTGCAATATCTAATTGGATAAGAAAAGAAAGAGGTTTACAATCTTCCAAATATATTGAATCTTATCCACTAATCAAAACCTTAAGATATGGGGAAAATCCACATCAAAAAGCTTTTTGGTATGGTTTAAGTAACATTGGATGGAACTCAGCAGAACAATTACAAGGTAAAGACTTAAGTTATAACAATCTATTAGATCTAGAGTCGGCACTTTCAACAGTTTTAGAATTTGGCTACCCAGAAAAAGATGAACTAAGAAACGAAATGTTTGCTTCTGTTATTCTAAAACACAATAATCCTTGTGGTGCCTCTATAAGTAATTCAGCTTCTCAGGCATTTTTGAATGCTTTAGAATGCGACCCCGTTAGTGCATTTGGAGGAATAGTTGCTTTTAATTCACATATTGATAGTGAGACCGCAATTCACCTCAAAGATATTTTCTTAGAGTGTGTTGTAGCTCCATCTTTTGATGAGGAAGCTTTAGAAATTCTAAAAATTAAAAAGAATTTAAGAATTTTAAAGATTTCAAAAAATCAACTTCCAAAAAGAAATCAAACTTCTACTAAATCGATAATGGGAGGATTACTAGTTCAAGATACCGATGATAACGAAGAAAAAACTGGAGATTGGATTTCAGTAACTAATAAAACCCCTAGTAATCAAATGAATTTAGATCTAGATTTTGCATGGAAAATTTGTAAACACGTTAAATCCAATGCCATCGTTATTGCAAAAGACCAAAAAACTATTGGTATTGGAGCTGGACAAATGAATAGAGTTGGAGCAGCAAAAATTTCATTAAAAGCAGGCGGAAAGTTATGTACCGATGCTGTCTTAGCCAGTGATGGTTTTTTCCCATTTGCAGATACTGTAGAACTTGCAAATGAATACGGTATAAAATCTATAATCCAACCAGGAGGGAGTCTAAGAGACCAAGAAAGTATTGATATATGTAATTCGAAGGGGATTTCAATGGTATTTACACAAAAGAGGCATTTTTTGCATTAG
- a CDS encoding DoxX family protein has translation MEDKEQTNQVQTASMNRTKAPQKVEVVVANSSSGSEVNILGELSIFVLRIGFCALMIHHGLEKLQDPQGFAEFVVGKYFPFLPGDPVIWTFGAAITQLVCPVGLALGIFARLSSLGLFSTMAFAVYFHLLDTGLEGFPLAVVEGHNYAFELSFIYGAISLYFLCAGPGRLSLFRKTNKITYYPKST, from the coding sequence ATGGAAGACAAAGAACAAACTAATCAGGTTCAAACTGCAAGTATGAATAGAACTAAAGCTCCCCAAAAAGTTGAGGTTGTAGTTGCTAATTCATCTTCAGGGTCAGAGGTAAATATCCTTGGAGAACTATCAATTTTTGTTTTAAGAATCGGTTTTTGTGCTTTGATGATTCATCATGGTTTAGAGAAACTCCAAGATCCACAGGGTTTTGCTGAGTTTGTAGTTGGGAAGTACTTCCCATTTTTGCCAGGTGATCCTGTGATTTGGACTTTTGGTGCTGCGATTACTCAATTGGTATGTCCAGTAGGGTTGGCTTTAGGGATTTTTGCAAGGCTATCTTCTCTTGGTCTATTCTCAACAATGGCATTTGCGGTTTATTTTCATCTCTTGGATACTGGACTTGAAGGCTTTCCTCTGGCAGTGGTTGAAGGCCATAATTATGCCTTTGAATTATCATTTATATATGGAGCTATTTCTCTCTATTTCCTTTGCGCGGGACCTGGAAGGCTTTCTTTATTCAGAAAAACTAACAAGATCACATATTATCCAAAATCGACTTAA
- a CDS encoding DUF3181 family protein, translated as MDSQISISDLENVISEKIFIKIEKWNLYLGDAGLARHLAIECISNKDQGPLEAAKLSLKAINVKVGDGVNSIPLINLITNSQILELEEILESFFKN; from the coding sequence ATGGACTCTCAGATAAGTATAAGTGATCTGGAAAATGTTATTTCCGAAAAAATTTTTATAAAAATCGAAAAGTGGAATTTGTATCTTGGAGATGCTGGACTAGCTAGGCATCTTGCTATTGAATGTATCAGCAATAAAGATCAAGGCCCATTGGAGGCTGCAAAATTAAGTCTGAAAGCAATAAATGTAAAAGTAGGGGATGGTGTTAATAGTATTCCACTGATTAATTTAATCACTAATTCACAAATTCTAGAATTAGAAGAGATTTTGGAAAGTTTTTTTAAAAACTAA
- a CDS encoding 4-hydroxy-3-methylbut-2-enyl diphosphate reductase, with amino-acid sequence MDTQAFRRSLHHSDRYNRRGFDSPTKRAQALEEAYQSDLISSIRDNGFTYTKGRLNIKLAQAFGFCWGVERAVAMAYETRRHYPNENIWITNEIIHNPSVNDHLRKMNVKFISAKNGIKDFSLVSNGDVVILPAFGATVQEMKLLHEKGCHIIDTTCPWVSKVWHTVEKHKKHVFTSIIHGKFKHEETLATSSFAGKYLVVLDLEEANYVSEYILGRGNRNEFMNKFAKAFSNGFDPDKDLDRVGVANQTTMLKSETEEIGKVFERTMLKKFGPENLNSHFLAFNTICDATEERQDAMFSLVDEDLDILVVIGGFNSSNTTHLQEIAITKNIASFHIDTPDRISVKENSILHKPLGSDLELKNNFIPSGKINVGITSGASTPDKVVADVIEKLIDIAS; translated from the coding sequence ATGGATACTCAAGCTTTTAGAAGATCTCTTCATCATTCTGATAGATACAATAGAAGGGGTTTCGATTCTCCAACAAAAAGAGCTCAAGCATTAGAAGAAGCTTACCAAAGTGATTTGATAAGTTCTATTAGGGATAATGGTTTTACTTACACTAAAGGCAGACTAAATATTAAGTTGGCCCAAGCCTTCGGTTTCTGTTGGGGAGTCGAAAGAGCTGTAGCAATGGCTTATGAAACTAGAAGACATTATCCAAATGAGAATATTTGGATAACAAACGAAATAATTCATAATCCCTCGGTTAATGATCATTTGAGAAAAATGAATGTAAAATTCATTTCAGCTAAAAATGGGATTAAAGATTTTTCTTTAGTTTCTAATGGAGATGTTGTTATACTCCCTGCTTTCGGAGCTACTGTTCAAGAAATGAAACTCTTGCATGAGAAAGGTTGTCATATCATTGATACAACTTGTCCATGGGTTTCTAAGGTTTGGCATACAGTTGAAAAACATAAAAAACATGTTTTCACATCTATTATTCATGGAAAATTTAAGCATGAAGAGACCCTTGCTACAAGTTCATTCGCTGGTAAATATTTAGTTGTACTTGATCTAGAAGAAGCAAACTACGTATCTGAATATATTTTGGGGCGAGGTAATAGGAATGAGTTTATGAACAAATTCGCTAAAGCTTTTTCTAATGGATTTGATCCTGATAAAGATTTAGATAGAGTGGGAGTTGCAAATCAGACAACTATGCTTAAGAGCGAGACTGAGGAAATTGGAAAGGTTTTTGAAAGAACGATGTTAAAAAAATTTGGACCAGAAAATTTGAATAGTCACTTTTTAGCTTTTAATACTATTTGTGATGCAACTGAAGAAAGACAAGATGCAATGTTCTCTTTGGTTGATGAAGACCTTGATATTCTTGTTGTTATAGGAGGCTTCAATTCTTCTAATACTACTCACTTGCAAGAAATAGCAATTACTAAAAATATTGCTTCTTTTCATATAGATACACCTGACAGGATATCAGTTAAAGAAAATTCAATTTTGCATAAACCACTAGGATCAGATCTAGAACTAAAAAATAATTTTATACCTAGTGGAAAAATTAATGTTGGAATTACTTCTGGTGCATCAACTCCTGATAAGGTTGTTGCAGATGTTATTGAAAAATTAATTGATATTGCTTCCTGA
- the sfsA gene encoding DNA/RNA nuclease SfsA: MNDRIIDFDPLIEGVLIKRYKRFLADIELESGEVVTAHCANTGPMKGLLSEGAKVRISLSTSPKRKLPFTWEQVCVSNAKNEEVWVGINTLFANKLIKKVIEKNLLIEIIGEIETIKSEVPYGKDKKSRIDFFLTPKSSNPDKRNIYIEVKNTTWIKENVALFPDTVTKRGQKHLIELKELIPKSKSVLVLCMTRKDACFFAPGDDADPLYGSLFRDSLGAGMITIPCSFEFHKDHVSWNGIKPLK, translated from the coding sequence ATGAATGATCGGATAATTGATTTTGATCCATTAATTGAAGGGGTTTTAATTAAGAGGTATAAAAGGTTTCTCGCAGATATTGAATTAGAGAGTGGAGAGGTAGTAACTGCTCATTGCGCTAACACTGGCCCAATGAAGGGACTTTTGAGTGAGGGAGCAAAAGTAAGAATAAGTCTTTCCACTTCTCCAAAAAGAAAATTACCTTTTACTTGGGAACAGGTATGTGTTTCTAATGCAAAAAATGAGGAGGTTTGGGTAGGTATCAATACTCTATTTGCAAACAAGTTAATCAAAAAGGTTATAGAGAAAAATCTGCTAATAGAAATAATAGGTGAAATAGAGACAATTAAATCTGAAGTTCCTTATGGAAAAGATAAAAAAAGCAGAATTGACTTTTTTTTAACCCCAAAATCTTCAAATCCTGATAAACGTAACATTTACATAGAGGTTAAAAATACGACTTGGATTAAAGAAAATGTAGCTCTATTCCCAGATACAGTCACGAAAAGAGGCCAAAAACATCTCATTGAATTAAAGGAATTAATTCCTAAAAGTAAAAGTGTTTTAGTACTTTGTATGACGAGAAAAGACGCTTGTTTTTTTGCTCCTGGAGATGATGCAGATCCCTTATACGGCAGTCTTTTTAGAGATTCTCTTGGTGCAGGAATGATAACTATCCCATGTTCCTTTGAATTTCATAAAGACCATGTATCATGGAATGGAATTAAACCTTTAAAATAG
- the murJ gene encoding murein biosynthesis integral membrane protein MurJ: MHSFLKNNVFSISFGTSLSKLAGCLRQILIAAAFGVGITYDAFNYAYIIPGFLLIIIGGINGPLHNAVVAVLTPLNKKNGGIVLTQVSIKLSILLLILAILIYSNSSLLIDLLAPNLSYEAKSIATYQLQILTPCIPLSGFIGLSFGALNSQRKFFLSSISPAITSVTIIFFILFSWIFNQENTSSNFFTYTGLLAFATLTGTLIQFVVQISEINKIGLLRLRPTSNLFKNEERRIFKLIIPASISSGLSQINVFIDMFFASSFQGAASGLAYGNFLIQAPLGVLSNSLILPLLPKFSKLRSNKDDRGLQKELISGIEYCFLTAIFLTGFFITFNNQIVQLVFQRGSFDYSAALKVKNILIAYAVGIPFYLYRDLLIRTYYSIEKTNFPFKSSCAGIILNIFFDWFLIGAPIKNFGNLSPYNFGVVGIILSSVIVNLIVCILLSFNLGNEDIHLPNLDLLRKISLMSLAAFIDSTLCFTILQTTNNFNSNFAEFLYLIFGTLTFFVIYFLLTKFLKVNKFKVSKKEI; this comes from the coding sequence ATGCATTCATTTTTAAAAAATAATGTTTTTTCAATTTCGTTTGGAACTAGTCTAAGTAAATTAGCTGGATGTTTAAGACAAATACTTATAGCTGCTGCTTTTGGGGTTGGTATAACATACGACGCGTTTAATTATGCATATATAATTCCTGGTTTTTTGCTAATAATCATTGGGGGCATTAATGGTCCATTGCATAACGCAGTCGTTGCAGTTTTAACTCCGCTTAACAAAAAAAATGGAGGGATTGTTTTAACTCAAGTAAGCATAAAACTTTCAATATTATTATTAATTTTAGCCATATTGATTTACTCGAATTCCAGTTTATTAATTGATTTATTGGCCCCGAATTTAAGTTACGAAGCTAAATCTATTGCCACTTACCAATTACAAATACTTACACCTTGCATCCCCTTATCCGGCTTCATAGGTTTAAGCTTTGGCGCCTTAAATTCCCAAAGAAAATTCTTTTTATCAAGTATAAGTCCAGCAATAACAAGCGTAACTATTATTTTTTTTATTTTATTTAGTTGGATTTTCAACCAAGAAAATACATCTTCTAATTTCTTTACTTATACGGGATTACTGGCATTTGCAACTTTGACAGGAACTTTAATTCAGTTTGTTGTTCAAATTTCGGAAATAAATAAAATTGGTCTCTTGAGATTAAGGCCAACCTCCAATTTATTTAAAAATGAAGAGAGGCGTATTTTTAAACTAATTATTCCAGCATCTATCTCATCAGGTCTAAGTCAAATTAATGTTTTCATCGATATGTTTTTTGCTTCAAGTTTTCAAGGAGCGGCATCTGGACTAGCTTACGGAAACTTTCTTATACAAGCCCCCTTAGGCGTATTATCTAACTCTTTGATTTTGCCATTACTTCCAAAATTCTCTAAATTGAGAAGTAATAAAGACGATAGAGGTCTCCAAAAAGAATTGATATCAGGAATAGAGTACTGTTTCTTGACAGCTATTTTTTTAACCGGATTTTTCATAACATTCAATAATCAAATCGTACAATTAGTTTTTCAAAGAGGATCTTTTGATTATTCAGCAGCTTTAAAAGTAAAAAATATATTAATTGCTTATGCAGTTGGAATACCTTTTTATCTTTATAGAGATTTATTAATAAGAACTTACTATTCAATAGAGAAAACTAACTTCCCTTTTAAGTCTTCATGTGCAGGGATAATATTAAACATTTTTTTTGATTGGTTTTTAATTGGTGCCCCAATTAAGAATTTTGGGAATCTTTCTCCATATAATTTTGGAGTTGTGGGAATAATTTTATCTTCAGTAATAGTCAACCTTATAGTCTGTATTTTGCTTTCTTTTAATCTGGGAAATGAAGATATCCATTTACCTAACTTGGATTTATTGAGGAAAATTAGCCTCATGTCATTAGCAGCATTTATAGACAGCACACTTTGTTTTACTATTCTCCAAACTACGAATAACTTCAATTCAAATTTTGCAGAATTTTTATATTTAATATTTGGAACTCTAACTTTTTTTGTGATTTATTTTTTACTTACAAAATTCTTGAAAGTAAATAAATTTAAAGTTTCAAAAAAAGAGATTTAG
- a CDS encoding adenosylcobinamide-GDP ribazoletransferase, translating into MAGSWIFYTTFPKIPLIIPEFKNIAQFAPPLGFFIGTIQSFIFLFLRTNSWSIYASTLICLASGYLITGGLHIDGLMDTFDGIFAGKKKRLKAMKDSKVGSFGVQALVFITLIQVACMLKIQNLIIFVLPICLFWGRFSNLFFIEKFKYISYKKKSISHKKFWNGFKKESLISIIFLLIFIAYQLVSITSQTILIKFLILILIGIFLSCFIPNILGNKIGGFNGDACGASVVLVETAMLFMHAILL; encoded by the coding sequence TTGGCAGGATCTTGGATTTTTTATACGACATTTCCAAAGATACCTTTAATTATTCCTGAATTTAAAAATATTGCACAATTTGCCCCGCCTTTAGGATTTTTTATTGGCACTATACAGAGTTTTATTTTTCTTTTTTTAAGAACAAACTCTTGGTCAATTTATGCATCTACATTAATTTGTTTGGCTTCAGGATATTTAATTACTGGTGGTCTACACATTGATGGTTTAATGGATACTTTCGATGGTATTTTTGCGGGTAAAAAGAAACGTTTAAAAGCAATGAAAGATAGTAAAGTTGGGTCCTTTGGCGTTCAAGCTTTAGTTTTTATAACCTTAATTCAAGTTGCTTGCATGCTGAAAATTCAAAACCTAATAATTTTTGTTTTACCTATATGCTTATTTTGGGGAAGATTTTCAAATTTATTTTTTATAGAAAAGTTCAAATATATTAGTTATAAGAAAAAATCTATAAGCCACAAAAAGTTTTGGAACGGATTTAAAAAAGAATCTTTGATCTCAATTATTTTTCTTTTAATTTTCATTGCATACCAATTAGTTTCAATTACATCCCAAACGATATTAATTAAATTTTTAATTCTTATTTTGATTGGTATTTTTCTAAGCTGTTTTATCCCAAACATACTGGGTAACAAAATTGGAGGCTTCAATGGAGATGCCTGCGGTGCAAGTGTTGTACTAGTTGAAACTGCAATGTTGTTTATGCATGCAATTCTTTTATAG